In Campylobacter sp. MIT 99-7217, the following are encoded in one genomic region:
- a CDS encoding DHH family phosphoesterase: protein MKIYHLSHTDLDGYSCQYVLRFYFKDCVFFNSNYGKEINENFYLIMEKIQQELSINAQQKFLILITDLNLSPSQCEEFSKALEGKNIKILLLDHHQSGLECFEKYPWYYLDDTRCATKIVYEFFSKMYQENEELAKFVDVVNAVDIWLKEDINFELGKVMLAMVANAKEINRVMFPKENIDFIFYLLQQARTFITKENAHVGLDDALHFLKKEFFKKDKNDTLGNLVSHFVVQALSQRKEEFSIEYEGFKGLLTSNIGNTSVIGNEFLVQNPDFDFFIDVSSRKTLSFRANGKVDVSLMAKKLVGGGGHKNASGGLFAGFKDSFHYANIKAQIQDLIKGKELAKQGIKG, encoded by the coding sequence ATGAAAATTTATCATCTTTCGCATACTGATTTAGATGGTTATTCTTGTCAGTATGTTTTGAGGTTTTATTTTAAGGATTGTGTGTTTTTTAACTCAAATTATGGCAAAGAAATCAATGAGAATTTTTATCTCATCATGGAAAAAATACAGCAAGAACTAAGTATAAATGCTCAGCAGAAATTTCTTATTTTGATCACGGATTTAAATTTAAGTCCTAGTCAGTGTGAGGAATTTTCAAAGGCTTTAGAGGGAAAAAATATCAAAATTTTGCTTTTAGATCATCATCAAAGTGGTTTAGAATGCTTTGAAAAATACCCTTGGTATTATCTTGATGATACGCGTTGTGCAACCAAGATCGTTTATGAGTTTTTTTCTAAAATGTATCAAGAAAATGAAGAGCTTGCTAAATTTGTTGATGTGGTCAATGCTGTTGATATTTGGCTTAAAGAAGATATAAATTTTGAGCTTGGCAAGGTTATGCTTGCTATGGTGGCTAATGCAAAAGAGATCAACAGGGTAATGTTTCCTAAAGAAAATATAGACTTCATCTTTTATCTGCTCCAGCAAGCACGCACCTTTATAACTAAGGAAAATGCACATGTTGGACTTGATGATGCCTTGCATTTTTTAAAAAAAGAATTTTTTAAAAAAGATAAAAATGACACCTTGGGAAATTTAGTTTCTCATTTTGTCGTGCAGGCTTTAAGTCAAAGAAAAGAAGAATTTAGCATAGAGTATGAGGGCTTTAAGGGTTTGCTAACAAGCAATATAGGCAATACCTCAGTCATAGGCAATGAGTTTTTGGTGCAAAATCCAGACTTTGATTTTTTTATCGATGTAAGCTCAAGAAAAACGCTTAGTTTTAGGGCAAATGGCAAGGTCGATGTAAGCTTAATGGCAAAAAAGCTTGTTGGTGGTGGAGGACATAAAAACGCTAGTGGAGGGCTTTTTGCGGGCTTTAAGGATAGTTTTCATTATGCAAATATCAAGGCTCAAATTCAAGATCTCATCAAAGGCAAAGAGCTTGCAAAACAAGGTATAAAGGGGTAG